A stretch of the Pan troglodytes isolate AG18354 chromosome 20, NHGRI_mPanTro3-v2.0_pri, whole genome shotgun sequence genome encodes the following:
- the ANKRD24 gene encoding ankyrin repeat domain-containing protein 24 isoform X16 yields MQPAACAGEGAGPPAPRPPHPPGDKLRLSPTDLGSCPPCGPCPIPKPAARGRRQSQDWGKSDERLLQAVENNDAPRVAALIARKGLVPTKLDPEGKSAFHLAAMRGAASCLEVMIAHGSNVMSTDGAGYNALHLAAKYGHPQCLKQLLQASCVVDVVDSSGWTALHHAAAGGCLSCSEVLCSFKAHLNPQDRSGATPLIIAAQMCHTDLCRLLLQQGAAANDQDLQGRTALMLACEGASPETVEVLLQGGAQPGITDALGQDAAHYGALAGDKLILHLLQEAAQRPSPPSALTEDDSGEASSQNSMSSHGKQGAPKKRKAPPPPASIPMPDDRDAYEEIVRLRQERGRLLQKIRGLEQHKERRQQESPEASSLHSLERQVQELQQLLVERQEEKESLGREVESLQSRLSLLENERENTSYDVTTLQDEEGELPDLPGAEALLSRQLSPSAQEHLASLQEQVAVLTRQNQELMEKVQILENFEKDETQMEVEASAEVIPLALYDSLRAEFDQLRRQHAEALQALRQQETREVPREEGTACGESEVAGATATKNGPTHMELNGSVAPETKVNGAETIDEEAAGDETMEARTMEAEATGAEATGAKVTETKPTGAEVREMETTEEEANMETKPTGAQATDTETTGVEAMGVEATKTKAEEAEMQAYGVGAGQAEPPVTGTTNMEATGSRATGVEATGVSATGVENPGVEATVPGISAGPILHPGAAEASEKLQVELETRIRGLEEALRQREREAAAELEAALGKCEAAEAEAGRLRERVREAEGSGASGGGGGDTTQLRAALEQAREDLRDRDSRLRELEAASACLDEARASRLLAEEEARGLRAELAQREEARLEQSRELEVLREQLATARATGEQQRTAAAELGRARDAAEARVAELAAACEEARQGLAELREASEALRQSVVPASEHRRLQEEALELRGRAASLEQEVVATGKEAARLRAELERERVCSVALSEHERIVGTLQANVAQLEGRLEELGRRHEKTSAEVFQVQREALFMKSERHAAEAQLATAEQQLRGLRTEAERARQAQSRAQEALDKAKEKDKKITELSKEVFNLKEALKEQPAALATPEVEALRDQVKDLQQQLQEAARDHSSVVALYRSHLLYAIQGQMDEDVQRILSQILQMQRLQAQGR; encoded by the exons ATGCAGCCGGCGGCCTGCGCTGGTGAGGGAGCCGGGCCCCCGGCGCCGCGTCCTCCTCATCCTCCAGGCGACAAG CTGCGGCTCAGCCCCACTGACCTTGGCTCCTGCCCGCCCTGTGGCCCCTGCCCCATCCCGAAGCCGGCAGCCAGAGGCAGGCGCCAG AGTCAAGACTGGGGCAAGAGTGACGAGAGGCTGCTACAAGCCGTGGAAAACAACGATGCACCTCGGGTGGCCGCCCTCATCGCCCGCAAGGGGCTGGTGCCCACGAAGCTAGACCCCGAGGGCAAGTCCGC GTTCCACCTGGCGGCCATGCGGGGTGCGGCCAGCTGTCTGGAGGTGATGATAGCTCATGGCAGCAATGTCATGAGCACGGACGGGGCAG gTTACAATGCCCTCCACCTGGCCGCCAAATACGGGCACCCACAGTGCTTGAAGCAACTACTGCAG GCTTCCTGCGTGGTGGACGTCGTGGACAGCAGCGGGTGGACTGCCCTACACCATGCAG CGGCTGGTGGCTGTCTCTCCTGCTCAGAGGTGCTCTGCTCCTTTAAGGCACATCTAAACCCCCAAGATCGG TCAGGCGCAACACCCCTCATTATAGCAGCTCAAATGTGTCACACAGACCTGTGCCGTCTCCTACTGCAGCAAGGGGCTGCTGCGAACGATCAGGACCTGCAAGGCAG GACGGCCCTGATGCTGGCCTGTGAGGGGGCCAGCCCCGAAACAGTGGAGGTCCTGCTGCAGGGCGGAGCCCAGCCGGGCATCACCGATGCGCTGGGGCAGGACGCGGCTCACTATGGCGCCCTGGCGGGGGACAAACTCATCCTGCACCTTCTGCAAGAGGCGGCCCAGCGCCCCTCCCCACCCAGCG ccctcaCAGAGGATGATTCAGGCGAGGCGTCATCTCAG aACTCTATGTCCAGCCATGGAAAGCAGGGGGCCCCCAAGAAGCGGAAGGCGCCTCCACCTCCCGCCAGCATCCCCATGCCG GATGATCGAGATGCCTATGAGGAGATCgtgaggctgcggcaggagaggGGCCGCCTCCTGCAGAAGATCCGGGGCCTGGAACAGCACAAGGAACGGAGGCAGCAGGAG TCCCCGGAGGCCAGCTCCCTGCACAGCCTGGAGAGACAG GTGCAAGAGCTACAGCAGCTGCTGGTGGAGAGACAAGAGGAGAAGGAGAGCCTGGGACGGGAGGTGGAGAGTTTGCAGAGCCGGCTGTCCCTGCTGGAG AACGAGCGGGAGAATACTAGCTATGACGTAACCACCCTGCAGGATGAGGAGGGTGAGCTGCCTGACCTTCCAG GGGCCGAGGCGCTGCTGTCCAGACAACTCAGCCCGTCGGCCCAGGAACACCTGGCCTCGCTGCAGGAACAGGTGGCTGTGCTCACCAGACAGAACCAGGAACTGATGGAGAAGGTCCAG ATCCTGGAGAACTTTGAGAAGGACGAGACACAGATGGAAGTGGAAGCTTCGGCAGAGGTCATCCCTCTTGCCCTCTATGACTCTCTCCGGGCCGAGTTTGACCAGCTACGCAGGCAGCACGCTGAGGCCCTGCAGGCCCTGAGGCAGCAGGAGACACGAGAGGTCCCCAGAGAAGAGGGGACAGCCTGTGGGGAGAGTGAGGTTGCTGGAGCCACGGCCACCAAAAACGGGCCAACCCACATGGAGCTAAATGGCTCAGTGGCTCCAGAAACCAAAGTTAACGGAGCCGAGACCATAGATGAGGAGGCTGCAGGAGATGAAACCATGGAAGCCAGGACTATGGAAGCCGAGGCCACAGGAGCTGAGGCCACAGGAGCCAAGGTCACAGAAACAAAACCCACAGGGGCTGAGGTCAGAGAGATGGAGACCACAGAAGAAGAAGCAAACATGGAAACTAAGCCCACAGGAGCTCAGgccacagacacagagaccacGGGAGTGGAGGCCATGGGGGTGGAggccacaaaaacaaaagcagaggaAGCAGAAATGCAGGCCTATGGAGTGGGTGCTGGGCAAGCAGAGCCCCCAGTCACAGGGACCACAAACATGGAGGCCACGGGCTCTAGGGCCACAGGGGTGGAAGCCACAGGAGTCAGTGCCACAGGTGTGGAGAACCCAGGGGTAGAGGCCACGGTCCCGGGGATCTCTGCTGGCCCCATCCTACATCCTGGTGCCGCAGAGGCCTCGGAAAAGCTTCAAGTAGAGCTGGAGACCAGGATCCGTGGCTTGGAGGAGGCTCTCCGGCAGCGGGAGCGGGAGGCAGCTGCGGAGCTGGAGGCGGCCCTGGGGAAGTGCGAGGCcgcggaggccgaggcgggccggcTGCGAGAGCGTGTCCGCGAGGCCGAGGGCAGCGGGGCcagcgggggcgggggcggtgaCACCACACAACTGCGGGCGGCCCTGGAGCAGGCCCGGGAGGACCTCCGAGACCGGGACTCCCGCCTGCGGGAGCTGGAGGCGGCCTCGGCCTGCCTGGATGAGGCTCGGGCCAGCCGGCTGCTGGCCGAGGAGGAGGCGCGGGGCCTGCGGGCCGAGCTGGCCCAGCGGGAGGAGGCGCGGCTGGAGCAGAGCCGGGAGCTGGAGGTTCTGCGGGAGCAGCTGGCCACGGCCAGGGCCACGGGGGAGCAGCAGCGCACGGCGGCCGCGGAACTGGGCCGGGCACGGGACGCCGCTGAGGCCCGAGTGGCTGAGCTGGCTGCGGCCTGCGAGGAGGCGCGGCAGGGCCTGGCCGAGCTGCGGGAGGCCTCCGAGGCCCTCCGCCAGTCCGTGGTGCCGGCCTCTGAGCACCGCCGGCTGCAGGAGGAGGCCCTGGAGCTGCGGGGCCGGGCGGCCAGTCTGGAGCAGGAGGTGGTGGCCACGGGCAAGGAGGCCGCCCGGCTGCGCGCGGAGCTGGAGCGGGAGCGTGTGTGCAGCGTGGCGCTCTCGGAGCACGAACGCATCGTGGGCACCCTGCAGGCCAACGTGGCCCAGCTGGAGGGGCGGCTGGAGGAGCTGGGACGGCGGCATGAGAAGACCAGCGCAGAGGTCTTCCAG GTGCAGCGTGAGGCCCTGTTCATGAAGAGTGAGCGACACGCAGCCGAGGCACAGCTGGCCACAGCAGAGCAGCAGCTACGGGGGCTACGGACCGAGGCGGAAAGGGCTCGCCAGGCCCAGAGCCGGGCCCAGGAGGCTCTGGACAAGGCCAAGGAGAAGGACAAGAAG ATCACAGAACTCTCCAAAGAAGTCTTCAATCTTAAGGAAGCCTTGAAGGAGCAGCCGGCCGCCCTGGCCACCCCTGAGGTGGAGGCTCTCCGTGACCAGGTGAAGGATTTACAGCAGCAGCTGCAG GAAGCTGCCAGGGACCACTCCAGTGTGGTGGCTTTGTACAGAAGCCACCTCCTATATGCCATTCAG GGCCAGATGGATGAAGACGTGCAGCGGATTCTCAGCCAGATTCTGCAGATGCAGAGACTCCAGGCTCAGGGCCGCTGA
- the ANKRD24 gene encoding ankyrin repeat domain-containing protein 24 isoform X13: MKQLCLCAAASFASQDWGKSDERLLQAVENNDAPRVAALIARKGLVPTKLDPEGKSAFHLAAMRGAASCLEVMIAHGSNVMSTDGAGYNALHLAAKYGHPQCLKQLLQASCVVDVVDSSGWTALHHAAAGGCLSCSEVLCSFKAHLNPQDRSGATPLIIAAQMCHTDLCRLLLQQGAAANDQDLQGRTALMLACEGASPETVEVLLQGGAQPGITDALGQDAAHYGALAGDKLILHLLQEAAQRPSPPSALTEDDSGEASSQNSMSSHGKQGAPKKRKAPPPPASIPMPDDRDAYEEIVRLRQERGRLLQKIRGLEQHKERRQQEPPGPPRCSSNSPGAVLPQGLCTTSVLCLECSSAVLPQGLCTTCVLCLECSSPRWPHSSLPHLLYASPEASSLHSLERQVQELQQLLVERQEEKESLGREVESLQSRLSLLENERENTSYDVTTLQDEEGELPDLPGAEALLSRQLSPSAQEHLASLQEQVAVLTRQNQELMEKVQILENFEKDETQMEVEASAEVIPLALYDSLRAEFDQLRRQHAEALQALRQQETREVPREEGTACGESEVAGATATKNGPTHMELNGSVAPETKVNGAETIDEEAAGDETMEARTMEAEATGAEATGAKVTETKPTGAEVREMETTEEEANMETKPTGAQATDTETTGVEAMGVEATKTKAEEAEMQAYGVGAGQAEPPVTGTTNMEATGSRATGVEATGVSATGVENPGVEATVPGISAGPILHPGAAEASEKLQVELETRIRGLEEALRQREREAAAELEAALGKCEAAEAEAGRLRERVREAEGSGASGGGGGDTTQLRAALEQAREDLRDRDSRLRELEAASACLDEARASRLLAEEEARGLRAELAQREEARLEQSRELEVLREQLATARATGEQQRTAAAELGRARDAAEARVAELAAACEEARQGLAELREASEALRQSVVPASEHRRLQEEALELRGRAASLEQEVVATGKEAARLRAELERERVCSVALSEHERIVGTLQANVAQLEGRLEELGRRHEKTSAEVFQVQREALFMKSERHAAEAQLATAEQQLRGLRTEAERARQAQSRAQEALDKAKEKDKKITELSKEVFNLKEALKEQPAALATPEVEALRDQVKDLQQQLQEAARDHSSVVALYRSHLLYAIQGQMDEDVQRILSQILQMQRLQAQGR; the protein is encoded by the exons ATGAAGCAGCTGTGTCTGTGCGCAGCCGCCTCCTTCGCG AGTCAAGACTGGGGCAAGAGTGACGAGAGGCTGCTACAAGCCGTGGAAAACAACGATGCACCTCGGGTGGCCGCCCTCATCGCCCGCAAGGGGCTGGTGCCCACGAAGCTAGACCCCGAGGGCAAGTCCGC GTTCCACCTGGCGGCCATGCGGGGTGCGGCCAGCTGTCTGGAGGTGATGATAGCTCATGGCAGCAATGTCATGAGCACGGACGGGGCAG gTTACAATGCCCTCCACCTGGCCGCCAAATACGGGCACCCACAGTGCTTGAAGCAACTACTGCAG GCTTCCTGCGTGGTGGACGTCGTGGACAGCAGCGGGTGGACTGCCCTACACCATGCAG CGGCTGGTGGCTGTCTCTCCTGCTCAGAGGTGCTCTGCTCCTTTAAGGCACATCTAAACCCCCAAGATCGG TCAGGCGCAACACCCCTCATTATAGCAGCTCAAATGTGTCACACAGACCTGTGCCGTCTCCTACTGCAGCAAGGGGCTGCTGCGAACGATCAGGACCTGCAAGGCAG GACGGCCCTGATGCTGGCCTGTGAGGGGGCCAGCCCCGAAACAGTGGAGGTCCTGCTGCAGGGCGGAGCCCAGCCGGGCATCACCGATGCGCTGGGGCAGGACGCGGCTCACTATGGCGCCCTGGCGGGGGACAAACTCATCCTGCACCTTCTGCAAGAGGCGGCCCAGCGCCCCTCCCCACCCAGCG ccctcaCAGAGGATGATTCAGGCGAGGCGTCATCTCAG aACTCTATGTCCAGCCATGGAAAGCAGGGGGCCCCCAAGAAGCGGAAGGCGCCTCCACCTCCCGCCAGCATCCCCATGCCG GATGATCGAGATGCCTATGAGGAGATCgtgaggctgcggcaggagaggGGCCGCCTCCTGCAGAAGATCCGGGGCCTGGAACAGCACAAGGAACGGAGGCAGCAGGAG CCACCTGGGCCTCCTCGCTGTTCCTCCAACTCGCCAGGCGcagtcctgcctcagggcctttgcaccaccagtgtcctctgcctggaatgctctagcgcagtcctgcctcagggcctttgcaccacctgtgtcctctgcctggaatgctctagCCCCAGATGGCCCCACAGCTCTTTACCTCACCTACTTTATGCA TCCCCGGAGGCCAGCTCCCTGCACAGCCTGGAGAGACAG GTGCAAGAGCTACAGCAGCTGCTGGTGGAGAGACAAGAGGAGAAGGAGAGCCTGGGACGGGAGGTGGAGAGTTTGCAGAGCCGGCTGTCCCTGCTGGAG AACGAGCGGGAGAATACTAGCTATGACGTAACCACCCTGCAGGATGAGGAGGGTGAGCTGCCTGACCTTCCAG GGGCCGAGGCGCTGCTGTCCAGACAACTCAGCCCGTCGGCCCAGGAACACCTGGCCTCGCTGCAGGAACAGGTGGCTGTGCTCACCAGACAGAACCAGGAACTGATGGAGAAGGTCCAG ATCCTGGAGAACTTTGAGAAGGACGAGACACAGATGGAAGTGGAAGCTTCGGCAGAGGTCATCCCTCTTGCCCTCTATGACTCTCTCCGGGCCGAGTTTGACCAGCTACGCAGGCAGCACGCTGAGGCCCTGCAGGCCCTGAGGCAGCAGGAGACACGAGAGGTCCCCAGAGAAGAGGGGACAGCCTGTGGGGAGAGTGAGGTTGCTGGAGCCACGGCCACCAAAAACGGGCCAACCCACATGGAGCTAAATGGCTCAGTGGCTCCAGAAACCAAAGTTAACGGAGCCGAGACCATAGATGAGGAGGCTGCAGGAGATGAAACCATGGAAGCCAGGACTATGGAAGCCGAGGCCACAGGAGCTGAGGCCACAGGAGCCAAGGTCACAGAAACAAAACCCACAGGGGCTGAGGTCAGAGAGATGGAGACCACAGAAGAAGAAGCAAACATGGAAACTAAGCCCACAGGAGCTCAGgccacagacacagagaccacGGGAGTGGAGGCCATGGGGGTGGAggccacaaaaacaaaagcagaggaAGCAGAAATGCAGGCCTATGGAGTGGGTGCTGGGCAAGCAGAGCCCCCAGTCACAGGGACCACAAACATGGAGGCCACGGGCTCTAGGGCCACAGGGGTGGAAGCCACAGGAGTCAGTGCCACAGGTGTGGAGAACCCAGGGGTAGAGGCCACGGTCCCGGGGATCTCTGCTGGCCCCATCCTACATCCTGGTGCCGCAGAGGCCTCGGAAAAGCTTCAAGTAGAGCTGGAGACCAGGATCCGTGGCTTGGAGGAGGCTCTCCGGCAGCGGGAGCGGGAGGCAGCTGCGGAGCTGGAGGCGGCCCTGGGGAAGTGCGAGGCcgcggaggccgaggcgggccggcTGCGAGAGCGTGTCCGCGAGGCCGAGGGCAGCGGGGCcagcgggggcgggggcggtgaCACCACACAACTGCGGGCGGCCCTGGAGCAGGCCCGGGAGGACCTCCGAGACCGGGACTCCCGCCTGCGGGAGCTGGAGGCGGCCTCGGCCTGCCTGGATGAGGCTCGGGCCAGCCGGCTGCTGGCCGAGGAGGAGGCGCGGGGCCTGCGGGCCGAGCTGGCCCAGCGGGAGGAGGCGCGGCTGGAGCAGAGCCGGGAGCTGGAGGTTCTGCGGGAGCAGCTGGCCACGGCCAGGGCCACGGGGGAGCAGCAGCGCACGGCGGCCGCGGAACTGGGCCGGGCACGGGACGCCGCTGAGGCCCGAGTGGCTGAGCTGGCTGCGGCCTGCGAGGAGGCGCGGCAGGGCCTGGCCGAGCTGCGGGAGGCCTCCGAGGCCCTCCGCCAGTCCGTGGTGCCGGCCTCTGAGCACCGCCGGCTGCAGGAGGAGGCCCTGGAGCTGCGGGGCCGGGCGGCCAGTCTGGAGCAGGAGGTGGTGGCCACGGGCAAGGAGGCCGCCCGGCTGCGCGCGGAGCTGGAGCGGGAGCGTGTGTGCAGCGTGGCGCTCTCGGAGCACGAACGCATCGTGGGCACCCTGCAGGCCAACGTGGCCCAGCTGGAGGGGCGGCTGGAGGAGCTGGGACGGCGGCATGAGAAGACCAGCGCAGAGGTCTTCCAG GTGCAGCGTGAGGCCCTGTTCATGAAGAGTGAGCGACACGCAGCCGAGGCACAGCTGGCCACAGCAGAGCAGCAGCTACGGGGGCTACGGACCGAGGCGGAAAGGGCTCGCCAGGCCCAGAGCCGGGCCCAGGAGGCTCTGGACAAGGCCAAGGAGAAGGACAAGAAG ATCACAGAACTCTCCAAAGAAGTCTTCAATCTTAAGGAAGCCTTGAAGGAGCAGCCGGCCGCCCTGGCCACCCCTGAGGTGGAGGCTCTCCGTGACCAGGTGAAGGATTTACAGCAGCAGCTGCAG GAAGCTGCCAGGGACCACTCCAGTGTGGTGGCTTTGTACAGAAGCCACCTCCTATATGCCATTCAG GGCCAGATGGATGAAGACGTGCAGCGGATTCTCAGCCAGATTCTGCAGATGCAGAGACTCCAGGCTCAGGGCCGCTGA
- the ANKRD24 gene encoding ankyrin repeat domain-containing protein 24 isoform X22 — MKQLCLCAAASFAVPPGGHAGCGQLSGGDDSSWQQCHEHGRGRLQCPPPGRQIRAPTVLEATTAAAGGCLSCSEVLCSFKAHLNPQDRSGATPLIIAAQMCHTDLCRLLLQQGAAANDQDLQGRTALMLACEGASPETVEVLLQGGAQPGITDALGQDAAHYGALAGDKLILHLLQEAAQRPSPPSALTEDDSGEASSQNSMSSHGKQGAPKKRKAPPPPASIPMPDDRDAYEEIVRLRQERGRLLQKIRGLEQHKERRQQEPPGPPRCSSNSPGAVLPQGLCTTSVLCLECSSAVLPQGLCTTCVLCLECSSPRWPHSSLPHLLYASPEASSLHSLERQVQELQQLLVERQEEKESLGREVESLQSRLSLLENERENTSYDVTTLQDEEGELPDLPGAEALLSRQLSPSAQEHLASLQEQVAVLTRQNQELMEKVQILENFEKDETQMEVEASAEVIPLALYDSLRAEFDQLRRQHAEALQALRQQETREVPREEGTACGESEVAGATATKNGPTHMELNGSVAPETKVNGAETIDEEAAGDETMEARTMEAEATGAEATGAKVTETKPTGAEVREMETTEEEANMETKPTGAQATDTETTGVEAMGVEATKTKAEEAEMQAYGVGAGQAEPPVTGTTNMEATGSRATGVEATGVSATGVENPGVEATVPGISAGPILHPGAAEASEKLQVELETRIRGLEEALRQREREAAAELEAALGKCEAAEAEAGRLRERVREAEGSGASGGGGGDTTQLRAALEQAREDLRDRDSRLRELEAASACLDEARASRLLAEEEARGLRAELAQREEARLEQSRELEVLREQLATARATGEQQRTAAAELGRARDAAEARVAELAAACEEARQGLAELREASEALRQSVVPASEHRRLQEEALELRGRAASLEQEVVATGKEAARLRAELERERVCSVALSEHERIVGTLQANVAQLEGRLEELGRRHEKTSAEVFQVQREALFMKSERHAAEAQLATAEQQLRGLRTEAERARQAQSRAQEALDKAKEKDKKITELSKEVFNLKEALKEQPAALATPEVEALRDQVKDLQQQLQEAARDHSSVVALYRSHLLYAIQGQMDEDVQRILSQILQMQRLQAQGR; from the exons ATGAAGCAGCTGTGTCTGTGCGCAGCCGCCTCCTTCGCG GTTCCACCTGGCGGCCATGCGGGGTGCGGCCAGCTGTCTGGAGGTGATGATAGCTCATGGCAGCAATGTCATGAGCACGGACGGGGCAG gTTACAATGCCCTCCACCTGGCCGCCAAATACGGGCACCCACAGTGCTTGAAGCAACTACTGCAG CGGCTGGTGGCTGTCTCTCCTGCTCAGAGGTGCTCTGCTCCTTTAAGGCACATCTAAACCCCCAAGATCGG TCAGGCGCAACACCCCTCATTATAGCAGCTCAAATGTGTCACACAGACCTGTGCCGTCTCCTACTGCAGCAAGGGGCTGCTGCGAACGATCAGGACCTGCAAGGCAG GACGGCCCTGATGCTGGCCTGTGAGGGGGCCAGCCCCGAAACAGTGGAGGTCCTGCTGCAGGGCGGAGCCCAGCCGGGCATCACCGATGCGCTGGGGCAGGACGCGGCTCACTATGGCGCCCTGGCGGGGGACAAACTCATCCTGCACCTTCTGCAAGAGGCGGCCCAGCGCCCCTCCCCACCCAGCG ccctcaCAGAGGATGATTCAGGCGAGGCGTCATCTCAG aACTCTATGTCCAGCCATGGAAAGCAGGGGGCCCCCAAGAAGCGGAAGGCGCCTCCACCTCCCGCCAGCATCCCCATGCCG GATGATCGAGATGCCTATGAGGAGATCgtgaggctgcggcaggagaggGGCCGCCTCCTGCAGAAGATCCGGGGCCTGGAACAGCACAAGGAACGGAGGCAGCAGGAG CCACCTGGGCCTCCTCGCTGTTCCTCCAACTCGCCAGGCGcagtcctgcctcagggcctttgcaccaccagtgtcctctgcctggaatgctctagcgcagtcctgcctcagggcctttgcaccacctgtgtcctctgcctggaatgctctagCCCCAGATGGCCCCACAGCTCTTTACCTCACCTACTTTATGCA TCCCCGGAGGCCAGCTCCCTGCACAGCCTGGAGAGACAG GTGCAAGAGCTACAGCAGCTGCTGGTGGAGAGACAAGAGGAGAAGGAGAGCCTGGGACGGGAGGTGGAGAGTTTGCAGAGCCGGCTGTCCCTGCTGGAG AACGAGCGGGAGAATACTAGCTATGACGTAACCACCCTGCAGGATGAGGAGGGTGAGCTGCCTGACCTTCCAG GGGCCGAGGCGCTGCTGTCCAGACAACTCAGCCCGTCGGCCCAGGAACACCTGGCCTCGCTGCAGGAACAGGTGGCTGTGCTCACCAGACAGAACCAGGAACTGATGGAGAAGGTCCAG ATCCTGGAGAACTTTGAGAAGGACGAGACACAGATGGAAGTGGAAGCTTCGGCAGAGGTCATCCCTCTTGCCCTCTATGACTCTCTCCGGGCCGAGTTTGACCAGCTACGCAGGCAGCACGCTGAGGCCCTGCAGGCCCTGAGGCAGCAGGAGACACGAGAGGTCCCCAGAGAAGAGGGGACAGCCTGTGGGGAGAGTGAGGTTGCTGGAGCCACGGCCACCAAAAACGGGCCAACCCACATGGAGCTAAATGGCTCAGTGGCTCCAGAAACCAAAGTTAACGGAGCCGAGACCATAGATGAGGAGGCTGCAGGAGATGAAACCATGGAAGCCAGGACTATGGAAGCCGAGGCCACAGGAGCTGAGGCCACAGGAGCCAAGGTCACAGAAACAAAACCCACAGGGGCTGAGGTCAGAGAGATGGAGACCACAGAAGAAGAAGCAAACATGGAAACTAAGCCCACAGGAGCTCAGgccacagacacagagaccacGGGAGTGGAGGCCATGGGGGTGGAggccacaaaaacaaaagcagaggaAGCAGAAATGCAGGCCTATGGAGTGGGTGCTGGGCAAGCAGAGCCCCCAGTCACAGGGACCACAAACATGGAGGCCACGGGCTCTAGGGCCACAGGGGTGGAAGCCACAGGAGTCAGTGCCACAGGTGTGGAGAACCCAGGGGTAGAGGCCACGGTCCCGGGGATCTCTGCTGGCCCCATCCTACATCCTGGTGCCGCAGAGGCCTCGGAAAAGCTTCAAGTAGAGCTGGAGACCAGGATCCGTGGCTTGGAGGAGGCTCTCCGGCAGCGGGAGCGGGAGGCAGCTGCGGAGCTGGAGGCGGCCCTGGGGAAGTGCGAGGCcgcggaggccgaggcgggccggcTGCGAGAGCGTGTCCGCGAGGCCGAGGGCAGCGGGGCcagcgggggcgggggcggtgaCACCACACAACTGCGGGCGGCCCTGGAGCAGGCCCGGGAGGACCTCCGAGACCGGGACTCCCGCCTGCGGGAGCTGGAGGCGGCCTCGGCCTGCCTGGATGAGGCTCGGGCCAGCCGGCTGCTGGCCGAGGAGGAGGCGCGGGGCCTGCGGGCCGAGCTGGCCCAGCGGGAGGAGGCGCGGCTGGAGCAGAGCCGGGAGCTGGAGGTTCTGCGGGAGCAGCTGGCCACGGCCAGGGCCACGGGGGAGCAGCAGCGCACGGCGGCCGCGGAACTGGGCCGGGCACGGGACGCCGCTGAGGCCCGAGTGGCTGAGCTGGCTGCGGCCTGCGAGGAGGCGCGGCAGGGCCTGGCCGAGCTGCGGGAGGCCTCCGAGGCCCTCCGCCAGTCCGTGGTGCCGGCCTCTGAGCACCGCCGGCTGCAGGAGGAGGCCCTGGAGCTGCGGGGCCGGGCGGCCAGTCTGGAGCAGGAGGTGGTGGCCACGGGCAAGGAGGCCGCCCGGCTGCGCGCGGAGCTGGAGCGGGAGCGTGTGTGCAGCGTGGCGCTCTCGGAGCACGAACGCATCGTGGGCACCCTGCAGGCCAACGTGGCCCAGCTGGAGGGGCGGCTGGAGGAGCTGGGACGGCGGCATGAGAAGACCAGCGCAGAGGTCTTCCAG GTGCAGCGTGAGGCCCTGTTCATGAAGAGTGAGCGACACGCAGCCGAGGCACAGCTGGCCACAGCAGAGCAGCAGCTACGGGGGCTACGGACCGAGGCGGAAAGGGCTCGCCAGGCCCAGAGCCGGGCCCAGGAGGCTCTGGACAAGGCCAAGGAGAAGGACAAGAAG ATCACAGAACTCTCCAAAGAAGTCTTCAATCTTAAGGAAGCCTTGAAGGAGCAGCCGGCCGCCCTGGCCACCCCTGAGGTGGAGGCTCTCCGTGACCAGGTGAAGGATTTACAGCAGCAGCTGCAG GAAGCTGCCAGGGACCACTCCAGTGTGGTGGCTTTGTACAGAAGCCACCTCCTATATGCCATTCAG GGCCAGATGGATGAAGACGTGCAGCGGATTCTCAGCCAGATTCTGCAGATGCAGAGACTCCAGGCTCAGGGCCGCTGA